The Vicia villosa cultivar HV-30 ecotype Madison, WI linkage group LG1, Vvil1.0, whole genome shotgun sequence genome includes a region encoding these proteins:
- the LOC131641949 gene encoding uncharacterized protein LOC131641949 produces MVHRNNILKVGVKVPEKVNEYAKPNEVKDDVKTIVVAIDVRPQFTNEMTFTSRQHLLEWIPIEASKFGFGVLIVRSDNDSSRRQAFVVMTCERGGKYVPKVRTLKHTDMGSRKSACPFKLRVSCRVDGLCRFSVVCGIHNHALDTKLQGNSIVCWLKPEEKESILELSIIKVASRNILAHLKRKRPQIVSNIRKIYNERYQLNIATRGLRSKMQQLLKLLDNN; encoded by the coding sequence atggtgcaccgCAACAACATTCTCAAAGTTGGTGTAAAGGTTCCGGAGAAGGTCAATGAATATGCTAAGCCGAATGAGGTGAAGGACGATGTTAAAACGATTGTTGTCGCGATAGATGTTCGACcacaatttacaaatgaaatgACTTTCACCTCTCGTCAGCATTTGCTTGAATGGATTCCAATTGAAGCTAGCAAATTTGGGTTTGGCGTTCTGATAGTAAGGTCCGACAATGACAGTAGTAGAAGGCAAGCATTTGTTGTGATGACATGCGAGAGAGGTGGGAAATATGTTCCAAAAGTTCGGACGTTAAAACATACCGACATGGGATCGAGAAAAAGTGCGTGTCCATTTAAATTGCGTGTATCTTGTAGGGTTGATGGTTTGTGCCGTTTTAGTGTCGTTTGCGGTATTCATAATCACGCATTAGACACCAAGTTACAAGGGAATTCAATTGTGTGTTGGCTTAAGCCGGAAGAGAAGGAATCTATTTTAGAATTATCGATAATCAAAGTTGCGTCGAGAAACATACTTGCACATTTGAAACGAAAAAGACCACAAATTGTTTCAAATATCAGGAAGATATACAATGAACGTTATCAACTGAACATCGCGACAAGAGGTCTGAGGTcgaaaatgcaacaacttttgaaacttttggacAATAACTAA
- the LOC131638392 gene encoding probable methyltransferase PMT14, giving the protein MGNKNAPPGSRTRRPLSIFAVLALCCTFYLLGAWQRSGSGKGDSLALKVNKMHTDCNIVPNLSFEPHHKYVDIVESSGPKAKKFKACDVKYTDYTPCQEQDRAMTFPRENMIYRERHCPPQEEKLRCLIPAPEGYTSPFPWPKSRDYAYYANVPYKHLTVEKAVQNWVQFEGNVFKFPGGGTMFPQGADAYIDELASVIPIADGTVRTALDTGCGVASWGAYLLKRNVIAMSFAPKDNHEAQVQFALERGVPAIIGVLGTIRLPFPSRAFDMAQCSRCLIPWASDDGTQLMEVDRVLRPGGYWILSGPPINWKTYYQTWKRSKEDLKAEQKKIEDLAESLCWEKKYEKGDIAIWRKKINAKSCQRKSPDLCDVENADDVWYKKMEACKTPIPEVTSKTEVAGGELKKFPARLFAVPPRIAKGLVQGVKTESYQEDNKLWKKRVTNYKRINRLLGTSRYRNLMDMNAGLGGFAAALESQKSWVMNVVPTIADNTLGVIYERGLIGIYHDWCEGFSTYPRTYDLIHASGLFSLYQDKCNLEDILLEMDRILRPEGSVIIRDEVDVLNKVNKIVGGMRWEAKMMDHEDGPLVPEKILVIVKEYWVATSKNNTSS; this is encoded by the exons ATGGGTAATAAGAATGCCCCACCGGGCAGCAGAACACGGAGGCCTTTGTCGATTTTCGCTGTGCTTGCTCTATGTTGTACGTTTTATCTTTTGGGAGCATGGCAAAGAAGTGGTTCCGGAAAGGGAGACAGTCTTGCGTTGAAGGTAAATAAGATGCATACAGACTGCAACATTGTGCCGAATTTGAGTTTTGAACCCCATCACAAATATGTAGATATTGTTGAATCATCTGGACCGAAAGCTAAAAAGTTCAAAGCGTGTGATGTAAAATATACTGATTATACTCCTTGTCAAGAGCAAGATAGGGCAATGACGTTCCCGAGAGAAAATATGATCTATAGAGAAAGACATTGTCCGCCTCAAGAGGAGAAATTGCGTTGCCTTATTCCTGCTCCCGAGGGGTACACGTCTCCTTTTCCTTGGCCCAAAAGCCGTGATTACGCCTACTATGCTAATGTACCGTATAAGCATTTGACAGTGGAGAAGGCTGTTCAAAACTGGGTGCAATTTGAAGGAAATGTGTTCAAATTTCCAGGTGGAGGAACCATGTTCCCTCAAGGAGCAGATGCTTATATTGATGAGCTTGCATCAGTTATTCCAATTGCAGATGGTACTGTCAGAACAGCATTGGACACTGGTTGCGGA GTTGCTAGCTGGGGAGCATACTTGCTAAAGAGAAATGTGATAGCTATGTCGTTTGCTCCAAAGGATAACCACGAAGCACAAGTTCAGTTTGCACTGGAACGAGGGGTACCTGCTATTATTGGTGTTCTTGGTACAATTCGTCTTCCATTCCCATCAAGAGCCTTTGATATGGCTCAGTGTTCTCGATGTCTAATACCATGGGCTTCGGATG ATGGCACGCAGCTAATGGAAGTCGATCGAGTTTTAAGGCCTGGTGGATATTGGATTTTGTCTGGCCCTCCGATTAATTGGAAAACGTACTACCAAACATGGAAGCGATCAAAGGAGGATCTGAAGGCAGAGCAGAAAAAAATTGAGGATTTAGCCGAAAGTCTTTGCTGGGAAAAGAAGTATGAAAAGGGTGATATTGCTATTTGGAGGAAGAAAATAAATGCTAAATCCTGTCAAAGAAAGTCTCCCGATTTATGTGATGTAGAAAATGCTGATGATGTTTG GTATAAAAAGATGGAGGCCTGCAAAACCCCTATCCCTGAGGTAACCAGCAAAACTGAAGTAGCCGGAGGGGAATTGAAGAAGTTTCCTGCTAGGCTTTTCGCAGTTCCTCCTCGCATAGCTAAAGGCCTTGTTCAAGGCGTAAAAACAGAATCTTATCAAGAGGACAACAAATTATGGAAAAAGCGTGTTACTAATTACAAAAGAATTAATAGATTGCTCGGTACCAGTAGATATCGAAATTTGATGGACATGAATGCAGGCCTTGGAGGATTTGCAGCTGCACTTGAATCACAAAAATCTTGGGTGATGAATGTTGTGCCCACAATTGCGGACAACACTTTAGGTGTTATTTATGAAAGAGGTTTGATTGGCATTTATCATGACTG gTGTGAAGGCTTTTCCACATACCCAAGAACGTATGATCTTATTCATGCTAGTGGTTTATTTAGCTTGTACCAGGACAA GTGCAACCTAGAAGACATCCTTCTAGAGATGGACCGAATCTTAAGGCCCGAAGGATCAGTCATAATCCGCGACGAAGTAGATGTGCTTAACAAGGTTAACAAAATTGTTGGAGGAATGAGATGGGAAGCTAAAATGATGGATCATGAGGATGGTCCACTTGTGCCAGAGAAGATATTAGTGATTGTTAAAGAGTATTGGGTTGCCACCAGTAAAAACAACACTTCCAGTTAA